Below is a window of Mucilaginibacter sp. PAMC 26640 DNA.
GCCTTTCACATCGTCCGGGCGATCACTAGCATCACTGCCGAATAGATTAAATATCATGTTATTCCAGTATAATTTTATTTACGAATGTGCTATAAATACATTCGTGTCACTTTAATCCCGTTTAATTTATTTGATCAACTATACCCTTAATGTAGCCTTTTTTCAGCAGATATGGTATCACATGTTTCCCTGCCAGCTTTACCGCATCCGATGACCCCTTTGTAGATTCAATCCGAACACAAACTACGATGTTTCCTCCACCCCTTTGCTTCGGTGCGAAGAAAACATACCAGCCATCATTTATTTGCTGTTTTTTCCAGATGCGCTCCGGCGTACCCGTTTTACCCGCAACAGCGATGCCAAGTGTATAAGTTTTAGGCGCGCTCTGTTCTATCATGTAATGACGCATCAGCCGGGCGTATTGCGGATCATTGGCTATCCTAATACCCGGGTGTACCGTTGTAGCCGAATCGCTAAATTTCAATACAAACCTATTATTAGGCATGGTACCATTATTAGCGATACCTGATGCAAGCCTCGCAACAGAAGCAGGTGTAGCAATTAATTCACCCTGCCCCCATGACATTCCGGAAATACCTTTAGCTCTGGTACGGCGGATATTGTTAGGATCATACCTTGGCTTGGTATTAAACTCTGTTTTGCGCCATAGTGCGCGCCATTTTTCTTCCTGTGCAGCATTTTCTTTTTGCCTGCCGAAGTAATAACCGCCTACACCATGTAAAAACATACCAGTTTGCATATATAATGTAGCCATTTCTTCCTGCAAATGCTCCTGATTAGCTAACTTGATAAAGTATACGTTATTCGACTTTACAACCGCTTGCTCTAAGGAAATCAAACCGGTCTCATCCGGCTCCAAGCCTTTGGTACGAATCCGCTCGAAATCTGCCACCGGAAATTTCTTATTTGCTGCAGCCATCCCTATTTTATTAAATGATGCCAGCGAGGTAATCAGTTTAGCCGTAGAACCAGGCTGTGAGGCGTAAGTAAAGCCCAAGTCTGTCGTGGTCATCCATTGGCTGAGTTGATTTTGTTCTGCTGTACTCATAGTCAGGTTTTCCCAGTCGTGAACTGGCGGCAGCGGATACACAGAGGACGCCAGCACATCGCCGGTGTTAGATTCCATCACCACAACAGATACACGGTTATCCAAAAGCGATGTATCGGTCTCCATCGATTTTTGAATACTGGTTTGCAAACCGGCATCCATAGTTAACTGTACATCACGGTTGCGCTGTTTAAAAGAGTCTACCGCCATACTATTGATGCCAGCCAATAACAATGGAGAAAGTGCGCTATAGTCTTTTTTAACTACTGTCATTTCCTTTACCCCCCTCGCCAGGAAACGGTCTTCACGATACCGGTTAGCGGTAACGTTGTAATTAGTGGTCGGTAATTTAAAACCGCGCAATTCAGCAGCGTGTTCATATTCAGCAAAATAACCATTACTGCTTCCGTTAAACACCCCCGAGTTGCCATCGCCTGTCCAAAAAAACATCTGATCTTCAAACGGATAATACCTGTCGAGCCTTTTGTGCATGGCCGAATCGATATTATAATTACCAACACCGGCGCTTGTTAGTTTAGCGAACTGTTTTTTAACAAGTTCCGCTTTGCTGGTTGCCAGCAATACGCCATCCCTGTCATAAATAGAACCGGCTTGTAACCTATTCATCAATATGGCTATCCGCGGGTTATAGCTAAACATGCGTGCGCCGCTTTTATCGGCTACCAAAGCCGGTTGTACCACCCATTTTTTGTTATCGAACAGATAGCGCGATACATTTACCGTAAGCAAGGCTACCCCCATTACTGCGGCAATTAATGCAGGCACCAGGTTTTTATCTTGTTGTTTGGAGATATACGTCATCTGCACAGGCGTTCCGCGAACCAAAGATGCAGAGAGCAAAAACCCTGAAGCCAGCAGATTAGCCACCAGTGAAGAACCTCCGTAGCTTTGAAAAGGTAGCGACACTCCCGACAATGGCAGCGCCCCGGTAGAACCTCCGGCGATGAGCAGAAACTGCACAAATGTGGAAACCCCCACGCCTGCGCATAAATAGAAAAGAAATGGTGTACCCGTTCGCCGGCCAATGATAATAGAACGGTGTAAATAGAGCAAGAAGAGTAAAAAAATACAAGTAATTCCTGTCCACCCGAACTCCTCACCCATAGAAGGCAGGATCATATCCGTATGTGCCTCGGGAATGGTTTTAGCGAAACCCTCGCCTACACCCTGGCCGGATACGCCACCGCTGGACATCGCCCAAAGCCCGTTTGCTACCTGGTCACCACCATATACTTCGTTGTTCCAGGGATCTATCCAAATGGCTTTACGATCTACCAGTCGCTGCACCGGGCCCGGGAAGATCTTACCCAGATACGGGATCTGGTCGATAGTTAAGAATGCAGCCATAATCACCAGTACCATAATAGCTGATTCGCTGAGTTTCTTCCTTTGAAACAGCATAAGCAAGCCTACCACAACTGTGGTTGCCAGCGCAGAGAGCCAAACATTTTTCAGCACCCACGATGCCATTACATAAACAACTACGGCAATAGCCATGAACATAAAATCGCCCCGTGAAAACGAGAACAGCGCAATAAAGGTAAAACAGACTACCATCGCCGGACCAAGATCCCCCAGCAACAGAAACAGCATTAAGGTTACTAAAATGGCAATAAGCGCAAAGGCAAAGAAAGACCAGCGTTTTGTCCAGCTGGTGTATTCGCTGATCATTTTCTCGTTTGCTGCAAAAAATCCCGCCAGGAAAAGAATAATGAGGTATTTTACAATTTCGCTAGGTTGAAAACCGAAGAGATTAACCTTAACACCGCTTCCTTCCGGCCCTGTTCCAAAACCTATAGTCATTGCAAGCAGGCCGGCAGCAATCACTGCCCATGGCCAGCCATTACCCGCACGGTCATTATTTTTGAATAAGACAACCCGGTAAAACCAGGAATCAGCAGTAAAGCGGCGCATTTTAAAGAACAGCATCACCACCATAGCTATCAGTCCGATACCAAGATATACCAACGAATCTTTAGCGAGAAAACGGTCTCTGAGCGGATCCTGCAAACTGAGCAGGGTTATGAAAGATAGCCCGGTAAGAATCATTACAACCGGCAGAATCAATTGATCTGCCGTGGGGAAGCGCCATGACAGGATAAGATGTACGAATAAAAAAGCGCCGATAAAACTGCCGCCAATAATCCAAAACCATTCATTGAACTCGTTTGGTGTACGGATAATGAGCGATTTTTCTTTTTTTAATATATTAAAATCTCGGGTGGAGAAAAGTCGTACCGTATGCGGTGCCTGGTTAAAGTTAAAAACAGCATCTTCATCCAGTTTTTCGGTACCCTGCGATGTACCGAACTGATAGCCGGGTTGCAGCGGCAGTATCTTAAATGCCTTATTATCTGGCAAGTTTTTGAAGTGGTATTCACCAGATGCATCTGTCCGGGCGTAAGCAGTCAGTTCCTGTAACTTAGGTTTGCCTGCACTATCCGGATACAATGTTTTTTGGAAGCCTTCGCCACGCTGGATTAATGCTTTAACTTCGGCAATTTCTTCATCGTTATAAAGGCTGTCCTGCGGTAAAATCAAATCCAGCCGTATCAAGACTCCTGGCACAGGTACCGTTTTATTCAAGATTGAACCGCTAATGCTGAAGCTCCCCATAGCCAGGTCGGTGGCTTCCGGTAATTTTATGGGAGAAGTTTTTTCGCTAACGAACAACGCCGAGTCTGCCCCGGTGTAGCCTAATAATGACCTCGAAGCTTTTACCCTTGCTTTAAAAGATTCGCCACCTGCGGCAAAGGCATCATCTGCCACTATGTAATATTTTTTCTTATTTAGTTCACCTACATTGTCAATTTTTACACCGATACCGATATTATCACCAACCGTCTTCGTAATCAGATCGATGTCACGCTTATCGTCAAAATAATAGCCCTTGCTGAGCAGCCGGTGAATTTCGCCGGCTGGGTCTTTATCGTTAAGGTTTACCATTGTGCCTTCAGCCAGGCGTTTATCTACATCGGTGAAACGCAGTTGCAATACGGTGTACAAGCGGTAAAATAGTAACGAAAAAAGAATGGCCACAAGCAATAAAAACACCCGCTCTTTACCGCGGCCAGGGGCGGCTTGTGGCTTAACGTTTTCCATTGACAGACTTAGCGGGTTTGTTTTTTACAGAATCAGCGTATAGTACAGTCACCGGAAAACCTTCATTAATGGCCCTACCCGGGGGGAACAGAAAAGATTTTTGTAAGTCTGTTCCGCAAGTTACAAAAACTACGTTCCGCAGTTTTACGTCACTGTTAAAAGCACTAACACCTACCTTAAAACCTTGGATTTTAATATTTTCAAACCCGGTAGTTATAGCTTTAGATGAGATGAAAAACGCCGGGCCTTTGTAATTTGTATCGGCTTGTAAAATAAGATTCCCTTTAACTTTTATAAAGAGCCTGGGCTTGCTGATATCAATTGTATCGGAAATGATCACAGGTTGCTTGTATGCTGTATCCACAAGCGTCAGCGTGTCACCTTTTGCCATGTTAATCGCATTTTGCAGCTGAATTTCCTGGGCGTTTCTCGGCTCCTTGTCGGTGACTTTTGCTATTGCTGTAATAGTCGTTTGTCGGTTGGTTTCTTTTTGCCACTGGAGATAATAATAAATGGCTGCTCCTAAAAACGTTAGGCAAAGTATGGTGAGTATAACGGTCAATAAACTGCTGCTTTTTGCGGGCATTGCTTCTTTCTTTTTTTCAATTATTGGGGATGGGCTAACATTAATAGACCCGTTGTTAGTTTTTACACTGGCGGGCGGTTCCTGGCTTTCTTTTAACTCTACTGTTGGTGCTGTTAAATTGGTCTGCAGTGATGGCTTATCGTTTTGCACTAGCACCACCGTGATATTGTCATGCCCGCCGTTTTTGTTGGCAGCAGTGATTAAATTATTGGCTTTTTCCTGCAGGGAAATCTTTTGCGTAATAATATCAGTGATGTCACCTTTATTCACCATGTCGGTAAGGCCATCGCTGCAAAGCAGCAGCATATCGCCCGATAAGAACGGCGATTGTCCGGTTTCAATAAAACTTTCGTCAGCATCTATTTGGCTGGTAAAGCCCAGTGCCTTATTGATTTCGTTCCGTTTGGGGTGATCCATCGCTTCACGCTCCGTTAAACGGCCGGAATCTTCCAGGAAACCTACAAATGAATGGTCTTTAGAAATCTTAACAAGTGTAGTATCGCGCAGCAAATAAAGCCGCGTATCGCCCACGTGGGCATAGTAGAATAAGTTTTTGCCGCTGTCAATAACGGCCATTGTAGCTACACAGGCCATGCTATCCAGCTCTTTTACTTCTTGCTTTTTGGCAGAGATAGCGTTATTAGCCTTCTTAAACGCTTCCATCATAGCAGGTATGATATCACCTGTGTAGTCGCTCAGGTGGTTAAGCATTTGCTCGCGTGCTATGGCTGCAGCTACCTCGCCACCGTTGTAGCCGCCTACGCCATCAATCACGGTAGCCAATATCAGCTGGCTGCCCATCTTTTGCGCAATAAAGGTATCCTCATTATTACTGCGTACCTTACCTGTATCGGTTAATCCAAAAAAGTTTTCAGCCATTATTTTTACCGGAATTTTTTATGTCGACGAAATGAGTGGCCAGCAGGCATACTACTAATGTCAATAAACCTATGGATAAGATATGGGACATAAGCTTATGATTTAAAAAGATTTAAACCGATGATACCATTTAATAAAATGCGAGAGTTAACAGGCAGATCAACCCACTTCGGCGCGTTAATATCACTCGTAGGAACAGACATTTCATTAAGCGTAGTCATCTCGCCGAAGGATGCCAGGTAAAATTTACCGTCGGCTTTATTATAGCGTACCTGTAAATGCGGGGTATTTACCCACTCCGATGGCACCTTGAAAATATTTGATTCTTCCCTGGTTTCGTCACTGCCGGATACGATCACGTCATCATCCTTCATTAAATACTCTACCTTTTTACCGGCGAACTGCTTATCGGGTATAATCGTTTCAAAGCGGGCGATGCTTTTATCCGGTTGTTTTATCGATTCCTTTTCGCTGTATTCCAGATCTTCCTGGTAAGGGATCTCGAAATAGCCTTCGCTGTAATAAGTAAATCCCTTTAATATATCCTGATTGACATCAAAAGTTTGGGCGATACCGGTTTGGCGGGGGATAAAAGTTACCCTTAAATTTTCGTCTTTTTTGGCAGGTTCATTATTATCAGGCAAAAGTTTACCCATAAACCCTTTATCTCCGCGCTGGTAATCCGGGTGCGACACTAAACGGAAAACCCATTTGGAGCCAGATGGCTGTACTCTTTTGCCGGCCAACCGGTACTCGCTCAGGATTTCATAAAATTTCTTTACTGTTTCCTGAACGATAAGACCGAAGAGCCCCTGTTTGGTTTCCACAAACTCGCGGTAATCTTCAGCATTAAAACTGATTATGAACTCGTGATAAAAAACAACTCTGTCGGCAAAAGAGAGATCTTTAATAGAATCCCTGAATTTATCCACGATGTAACTGTAAACGCTATCCGGTGTAAGTGCGGGTATCTTGCCATTCACGCCGCTGCTTTCGGTTGTTAAAAACCAATCCTGTATACCTATTCGCTGCCAAAAATTGGGTTTCGATTCCATTGTGATTCTTAAGGTAATTATGTTTTTATAGAACTTGAAATTTTATTAGTTGTTTGAAACAAATACAATTTTCACTGTATCAATTTAATTCGCTGTGTCTGTCCTCACTGTGTCTCTTCTGGCATTTGCCATGCTGTCGGTGGTCGCTTTGATCAGGCTATCTCTTAATCTTTTTATCGAATCTTTACGTTGCTGCCTGAGGTACACATCATTTGCCGGCACATCATTGTTTTGTGGGTTGCTCATTGCCGCTGTATCCATTTTGGTTGGTACAGAATCCTGCACTACAGTTGTACCATTTGGCAAACGGGCATCTTTCTTAATAAATACTGAAAAAATGGAGAAGCATACAAACAGCATTAGTAAACCAACCAGCGCATTAAAAGCGAGCTTGGATACCACCATTTTAGATTCGTCATCACTTTGCAGCGGCGCTATCCTATCATCAGGCTCGGCCGTCTCCAATGCCAGCACTTGGGCCTGTAATTTTTTGTTTTCGCTTTTTAAAGCATCCAACTCTGGTTTCGATACGGCTGCAATCTTGGGCAAGGCATTTTCTGCCGATAGACTTCCTGCAGAAATAGCATCGTGTACCGCTGTACCATCTGCATACCGGTCTTCCGGTTTCTTTTGCAGGCATCTGGCAATAACGTTTAGCAACCAGCCGGGCACTTGCATTTCCTGGCGCATTTTAGCTTCAGGCCATTCTTCAGGCAGGTTCAACTTACGAAGTTTGATCGGATCGGGCACTTCAGATTCCATATGCCCCAGCATCACCGCGTTTCGGCCGGTATCTCCCTCGCCAATTAAGGGGAATGGCACTTGGCCGGTAAGCAATTCAAACAGGATCACGCCATAGCTATAAACATCAGTTTGCAGCAGCATTTTACCTTCGTGTTGCTCCGGTGCCATAAATTCGGCGGCACCAGCATGGCGGATACTGCTGCGTCGCTGCTCCTCACTCATAATGGCGAGTCCAAAATCTAACAGTACATAATTACCGGTGTGAATGTTGTATTTTACATTATTGCTTTTGATATCGCCATGCTTGACTCCCACCTTATGGCAATGCGACAAAGCGCAGGCCAATTGGTCGGCTACTTTAAGCAATTCTTTTAGGGTGAAGATCTTTTCATGCGGCGGGGCTAGTAATTCATTCAGATCCGGCCCATCAATGTATTCCATTTCGATGAATGGAAACGAACCGCTTTCGGTAACCCCGGAACTTAAAATTTTTACAATATTGGGATTAGGGATCTCATTTACCTTCTGCAGCTTGGCAACTTCGTTTTGGAAATTGCGGTAATTTTTATCATCGCCGCTTTCGGTATGAATTGGTGTCGGGATCAGTTTAACCGCAGAATAAATAATTCCCGTTCGCTTACCTTTGTATACAGAACCCTGGCCACCTGTGCGCAATGCGCCAAGGTTTTCCAAACCCTCTGCTATTGTAAATACTTTACTCATCTATGTTTATCAAAAAAATATCAGGGTGATATGCCTACCCCAGAAACGAATATCCGACCATGAAATTACAATAAAGCCTTCGCTTTGTTATAAGGATTTTAAAATAAGCAAAGAGCATAGCTCAACATTACCGCTTTAAGGGCGACTGGCTTTTCCCAAAAATACTTCTGAAGATGCTTAAGCTGTGGCTGTAAATTTTTAATGCAAAAGGGTGGTGCTTATAAAGCAAAACGGCAAAAACAGTAAGAGCCAGTAGTATACCAAATGATAGCAATAAACCCCAGAATACAAATTTGGAGATTTGAATTTTTGAGGCTTCGGAATGATCATTTGTTAGTTCGGCCGACTTTACTGATACATTCCTGGTAACTGGCAAATCTACCGATAGGGTATTGCCGAATTGGGTTTGATGCAGGGCCAATGACTTGTATAAAGCATCACCATTAGGATATCTATCGCCCGGATTTTTTTGCAGGCATTTGTAAATCAGCTTAACCAGCCATTCAGGCACACTCGTTTCCCTATCTATTTGCTCTGCTGACCATCCCGCCGGCATATTGCCTTTTCGTTTTTCAAGCAGATCGGGTATCGGCGCGTTCATGTGCTGCAACATTATAGTGTTGCGGCCATTTTGACCTTCGTTATCTAAAGGAAATGGCACCTCACCCGCCAGTAATTCATATAAAATGATACCGAAACTATAAACGTCTGTTTGCAGCAGCATTTTGCCATCGTATTGTTCAGGAGCCATAAATTCAACCGCTCCGGCAGTGCGCATACTGCTCCGGCGCTGTTCTTCGGTCATTATAGCCAAACCAAAATCTAGCAGCACATAGTTTCCACTGTGTATATTGTATTTTATATTATTGCTTTTGATATCGCCATGTTTCACGCCCAATTTGTGGCAATGCGCCAAGGCATAGGCCAACTGGTCGGCTACTTTAAGCAATTCCTTTATGGTAAATATCTTATCGTTTGGTGTGTGCAGTAATTCTCCAAGATCTGGCCCGTCTATGTACTCCATCTCGATAAATGGAAAAGAGCCGCTTTCGGTTAATCCCCAACCCAGGATCTTTACTATATTAGGATTAGGAAACTCGTTTACCTTTTGCAGCTTGGCTACCTCGCTTTGGAAGTTGCGATAATTTTTATCATCAGCTATATTTTCCGCATAAATTGGAGTAGGGATGAGTTTAATAGCCGAATAAATAAAGCCGGTACGCCTGCCCTTGTAAACAGAGCCTTGCCCGCCGGTGCGTAAAGCACCCATATTTTCCAGGCCCTCTGCTATCGTAAATACTTTACTCATTGTTGGGCCAAGATAACCAACCTGGATCAGTATCAGGGTAAAACTTTACACAGAAATATCTCTATGATTGTCGGTTATTTTTTCTTCAGTGTTATCACCGTAATTTCTGGCCAGATCCCCACCCTGCCCTTCAATCCCAGGAAACCAAAACCGCGGTTTACGTACAGATACCTCCCTGCCTTTTCGTAAAGGCCGGCCCATTGTTCGTAAACATATTTTATTGGGCTCCATTTAAAGCCAAACAGCTCGATACCAAACTGGGCACCATGGGTATGGCCCGATAATGTAAGATGGATGTGTTGTTTATGGCTCAGCGTAACGGCATCCCAGTGGGATGGATCATGAGACATCAGTATTTTAAAGGAACCGGCAGGAACATTCGCTGAAGCTTTATCCAGATCGCCGTATTTGTGAAAACCACCTTTTCCCCAATTCTCTACCCCGATAAGTGCTATGCTTTGGCCGTCTTTATTAACACGTACGGCTTCATTCAAGAGTAAGCTAAACCCAATCTGCCCATGTACAGCTTTAAGCCGGTTTAGGTTAGCGGACTTGGCCTCCTTACTCTCCCATTTCATGTAATCACCATAATCATGATTACCCAGTATCGAATACTTCCCATATGGCGCGGTCAATTCAGAGAATGCCGGGATCCACAGATCCATTTCCGATGCGGCATTATTCACCAGGTCGCCGGTGAATAAGATCAGGTCGCTTTTCTGGGCGTTAACCATAGCTATTCCTTTATTTACTCCTTTTGCACTCGTGAAACTTCCTGAGTGAATATCCGATAATTGTGTCAGGGTAAAACCGTCGAAAGCCTCCGGAAGATCATTAAAGTACAAGGTTTCTTTGTGTAAACGGTAATCATGCCGGCCAAAGGTCAGCCCGTATAGCAACCCAAAAAAAGGCACTGCAGCAATGGCAACAGCCAGTTCGCTCACCCAAACACTTCTCGGCATAAAACCGCTGAACAAGCGGGTGATATCTTCCAGCAGCAGTACCGGTACCCCGGCTATTTTAGGCACAATGGACAAAAGCACCAGCGTCATTAATACCGGAACAAAACGGGTTTGGCGCGTTAAAATTATCAATACGAAGCCGCAGATGATCAGCAAATCTATCAACCAATAGGCCTGTAATATCAGTGGATTAGCGGTAAGCGTTGAAACGGCATGGTAAAAATAAGGATCTGCCACCAGGATGATGAGCAATAAAAGAGGGATTCGTTTTTTCATTTCTACAACTATAGACGAATGAAATCGAAAAACATTTTAAGAATTTTTATTTTCACAGTGATACCTTTACCTTCGCTAACTATTTTAGCACTCATTTACCAATGCGGTTTTGACACCGCAGGGCAATCTATCCACTATGGTTCCGGATCCTTTACACGAGCTTATTCTCCAATTTATTCAGCAAACTAACCGGCCCATTTTTTTAACCGGGAAAGCGGGCACCGGCAAAACCACTTTTTTGCGTTATGTAAAATCCAACATCACCAAAAACCTGGCTATAGTTGCCCCAACTGCGGTAGCTGCAATAAACGCGGGAGGTGTTACCATACACTCATTTTTCCAGATCCCATTCGGTCCACAGGTGCCAAACAATGGCCGGCTGGATTTAAAACAGCTGAGCCAGGAGAAAGCAAATATCCTGCGTTGTCTAGATCTGCTTATCATTGATGAGATCAGTATGGTGAGGGCTGATACACTTGATTATATTGATGCCGTACTTCGTCAGGCTAAAGGTTCGGTACGGCCGTTCGGCGGCGTGCAGCTGCTCATGATCGGCGATTTGTTCCAGCTACCACCTGTGTATGAAAAAGACTGGCATATCCTTAAGAGCTTTTACGCAGGCCCCTATTTTTTCCAGAGCCTGGCATTTCGGCAATTCCCGGTGCTTACGTTTGAACTGACTAAAGTGTACCGCCAAAAAGACCCGCTATTTGTGGATATACTTAACCAGATCCGCAACGGGGAAGCAAGTAACGACGCCCTGCTGGCGCTAAACGCCCGTTATGACGCTAACTTAAACGCTAACTGGTTAAAGGATTACGTAACCCTATCTACCCATAATAAACTGGTAAGCGAGATCAACCAATCAAGATTGAGCGAATTGGACGGTGAAGCCATTACTTTTAAAGCTACAGTTAGTGGCGATTTCCCAAAAGAAGGTTTCCCGGCAGAAGAAGAACTGGTACTTAAGGTTGGTGCACAGGTAATGTTTATCAAGAACGACAGTTCTGGCAAAAAACAGTATTATAACGGCCGTACAGCAAGAGTAACCGCTATATCGCAAAATAGTATTCGCCTAACCTTTTTAGATGACGACAGCGAGTTTGAGGCCGTTGCAGAACAGTGGACAAATGTAGGCTACGCACTGTCAGCATCGGAGCAGAAAGTAAACGAATCTGAAAACGGATCGTTTACGCAATACCCACTGCGGCTTGCGTGGGCAATTACTATACACAAAAGCCAGGGTCTCACGTTCGATAAAGCGATTATTGATGTAGATGCAGCTTTTGCTTTTGGCCAGGCCTATGTGGCATTGAGCCGTTGCCGTACCATGGGCGGGATGATTCTTAAGGCCCCGGTTCGCCCGGAAAACATCCGCACAGATCCGTCTATCATCCGTTTTATGGAAAACGCGGTAACCAGCGCACCAGACAGGCAGCTGCTGGAAAATACGATTAAAGAACTGGAACTGGAAACCCTAAAAGATATATTTGACTTTTCGATACTGCATGCCGCATGGCTGCAATTAAGCCAAATGTGGCCGCCCGGCGATGCGCTGTTACACACGACAAACTTTCTTCAAAAGGATATTTCAGCCGTTGGTGATCGATTCAACCGTAGAGAACTCGTAGCGATTCCCGTAGCTGCAGATCGTTTAAAGCAGGCCGCCGCTTATTTCGTTCCTAAACTAAATGCATTTGCCGCGGATCTTAATAGTAATTACCAAAACAATAAAGATGCTGACCTGCCCGCAGAGTTTTATGAGGCACTCAACTTTGTCCTGGTTAATTTAAAAACCAAAACTGCGGCCTTTATGCGTCTGCCCATAGCAACCAAGATAGATGAGGTACTATCGTCCATGCAGGAAGCAGGCATCGGCTACAAACCGGTTTACAAGAACTGGAATGCTAAAGCCTTACCAAAAGAGAAAGAGATCATTAATCCGGAAGTTTACCAAAAACTGGTGCAATGTCGGCTTGCCGAAAGTGCAGCGCGAAAAGTACTGGAATACAACCTCCTATCAGATAACACATTACGGGATATTGCTGCCAAGCTGCCGCGTGGCTTAAAAGAGCTTTCGCAAGTTAAAGGCGTTGGTGATGTAAAAGCAACAGATTTTGGAGACACCATTTTGAAACTGATTCGCAGCCATTTAGGTGAAAGTAACCTTTTTGGTTGATAATAAAGCGGATTTCCCCCTTGCACAAAAACCTTCAAATCTTTATTTTCGACCCGTTATGTATACCGATAATATTTCCGCCCCTGTACAGGCCAACCTTGTTTCCATTGTTTCTAAATATATTTTGCTGGAAGAAAGCCGTAAGAACCTGAAAGGGCGTTGCCCTTTTCACAAAGACAATTCCACCTCGCTTATGGTTAGCGACAAAAAGAACTTTTTTAAGTGCTTTGGATGCGGCAAAGAAGGCGGACCTGTAGAATTCATGATGCTGATCGAAAACAAATCGCGCGAAGATGCCATCACAATGATTACCAAAAGCGGCGGTTCATTCGGCAGTTAGCAGCCCAGCTAGTGTGGCAACATAATTACGCAGGAGAATTTACTACTGATTTCAATTTTATCAGCCACAAAATCAACGCCGTAATTAATAACTCAAATTTTTTTTTGACACGAGTGGCGATTTGCTATATTTGCAATCCCGAAAAAAGGGAGTTTATTTTTCAATATCTGGTGAGGTGCCTGAGAGGCCGAAAGGATCAGTTTGCTAAACTGACGTACGGGCAACTGTACCGAGGGTTCGAATCCCTCCCTCACCGCACAAAATTAAAAACGCGTGTTTAAGCACGCGTTTTTTTAGTTTAAAGGCGAATTGACCTCGTACCAGCCCGGACAATGGGCTGAACTATGTCCTGCCCCCTATTTGACATTCGAAATTCATTATTCGATATTCCTTCTATACTTAGCCCACTCTTATTTATCTTCGCACTATGTTGGATATCCTCATCATTGGCGGCGGCCCTATTGGCTTAGCCTGCGGACTAGCGGCGCAAAAGGCGGGCCTTAGCTTTGTTATTGTAGAAAAAGGCTGCCTGGTTAACTCTCTCTACAATTACCCAAGCACCATGACCTTCTTTTCAACCAGTGAAAAGCTGGAGATTGGCGGAGTGCCTTTCATCAGCATCAACAAGCAACCCAACCGTAACGAAGCCCTGGAGTATTACCGCCGCG
It encodes the following:
- a CDS encoding cell cycle protein; translated protein: MENVKPQAAPGRGKERVFLLLVAILFSLLFYRLYTVLQLRFTDVDKRLAEGTMVNLNDKDPAGEIHRLLSKGYYFDDKRDIDLITKTVGDNIGIGVKIDNVGELNKKKYYIVADDAFAAGGESFKARVKASRSLLGYTGADSALFVSEKTSPIKLPEATDLAMGSFSISGSILNKTVPVPGVLIRLDLILPQDSLYNDEEIAEVKALIQRGEGFQKTLYPDSAGKPKLQELTAYARTDASGEYHFKNLPDNKAFKILPLQPGYQFGTSQGTEKLDEDAVFNFNQAPHTVRLFSTRDFNILKKEKSLIIRTPNEFNEWFWIIGGSFIGAFLFVHLILSWRFPTADQLILPVVMILTGLSFITLLSLQDPLRDRFLAKDSLVYLGIGLIAMVVMLFFKMRRFTADSWFYRVVLFKNNDRAGNGWPWAVIAAGLLAMTIGFGTGPEGSGVKVNLFGFQPSEIVKYLIILFLAGFFAANEKMISEYTSWTKRWSFFAFALIAILVTLMLFLLLGDLGPAMVVCFTFIALFSFSRGDFMFMAIAVVVYVMASWVLKNVWLSALATTVVVGLLMLFQRKKLSESAIMVLVIMAAFLTIDQIPYLGKIFPGPVQRLVDRKAIWIDPWNNEVYGGDQVANGLWAMSSGGVSGQGVGEGFAKTIPEAHTDMILPSMGEEFGWTGITCIFLLFLLYLHRSIIIGRRTGTPFLFYLCAGVGVSTFVQFLLIAGGSTGALPLSGVSLPFQSYGGSSLVANLLASGFLLSASLVRGTPVQMTYISKQQDKNLVPALIAAVMGVALLTVNVSRYLFDNKKWVVQPALVADKSGARMFSYNPRIAILMNRLQAGSIYDRDGVLLATSKAELVKKQFAKLTSAGVGNYNIDSAMHKRLDRYYPFEDQMFFWTGDGNSGVFNGSSNGYFAEYEHAAELRGFKLPTTNYNVTANRYREDRFLARGVKEMTVVKKDYSALSPLLLAGINSMAVDSFKQRNRDVQLTMDAGLQTSIQKSMETDTSLLDNRVSVVVMESNTGDVLASSVYPLPPVHDWENLTMSTAEQNQLSQWMTTTDLGFTYASQPGSTAKLITSLASFNKIGMAAANKKFPVADFERIRTKGLEPDETGLISLEQAVVKSNNVYFIKLANQEHLQEEMATLYMQTGMFLHGVGGYYFGRQKENAAQEEKWRALWRKTEFNTKPRYDPNNIRRTRAKGISGMSWGQGELIATPASVARLASGIANNGTMPNNRFVLKFSDSATTVHPGIRIANDPQYARLMRHYMIEQSAPKTYTLGIAVAGKTGTPERIWKKQQINDGWYVFFAPKQRGGGNIVVCVRIESTKGSSDAVKLAGKHVIPYLLKKGYIKGIVDQIN
- a CDS encoding phosphohydrolase, producing the protein MKKRIPLLLLIILVADPYFYHAVSTLTANPLILQAYWLIDLLIICGFVLIILTRQTRFVPVLMTLVLLSIVPKIAGVPVLLLEDITRLFSGFMPRSVWVSELAVAIAAVPFFGLLYGLTFGRHDYRLHKETLYFNDLPEAFDGFTLTQLSDIHSGSFTSAKGVNKGIAMVNAQKSDLILFTGDLVNNAASEMDLWIPAFSELTAPYGKYSILGNHDYGDYMKWESKEAKSANLNRLKAVHGQIGFSLLLNEAVRVNKDGQSIALIGVENWGKGGFHKYGDLDKASANVPAGSFKILMSHDPSHWDAVTLSHKQHIHLTLSGHTHGAQFGIELFGFKWSPIKYVYEQWAGLYEKAGRYLYVNRGFGFLGLKGRVGIWPEITVITLKKK